In Hydractinia symbiolongicarpus strain clone_291-10 chromosome 13, HSymV2.1, whole genome shotgun sequence, a single genomic region encodes these proteins:
- the LOC130623976 gene encoding uncharacterized protein LOC130623976, which translates to MLAAGQFCFLFYIMEQPSERLTEKYSMELSVPFPTNRLAEIAYNTLRVDKEPKKGGCTKIVGVDENKLSITLEAQEARTLRVASNSILDFLALITDTIARFDPQLENA; encoded by the exons ATGCTGGCGGCAGGACAGTTTTGCTTTTTGTT TTACATAATGGAACAACCATCAGAAAGACTGACAGAAAAATACTCAATGGAATTGTCTGTGCCATTTCCAACAAATCGGCTAGCAGAAATTGCCTATAACACATTACGAGTTGATAAAGAGCCCAAAAAGGGTGGCTGTACAAAGATAGTTGGTGTGGACGAAAACAAGTTGTCAATTACTCTTGAAGCCCAAGAAGCAAGAACTCTAAGAGTAGCATCTAATTCTATTTTGGACTTCCTTGCACTTATCACCGATACAATAGCAAGATTCGACCCCCAACTTGAGAATGCTTGa